The Acidobacteriota bacterium genome includes the window ACTGCTGCGGGAAACGCTGTTGAAGCTGCCCGAGGAACAGAAGACGGTCATCTTGATGAAGGAATACCAGGGCCTGAAGTTTCGCGAGATCGCTCAGATCCTGGGTCTGCCCCTTTCCACCGTGAAATCACGCATGTATTTGGGATTGAAGACGTTGAGAAGATTGATGGAGAAGAGACTATGAACTGCACGACCATGCACGAGCGGATGATGGACGTCCTCTACGGAGAGGAGCTGGACCCCGGTCGCTGCCTGGAGTTCTTCCGCCACTTGGAGAGTTGCCCCGATTGCAAGGCCGAATACCTGGAGCTGGTGGAGACCCGTTCGCTGCTGGCCCAGTGGGACCTGGGGCAGGCGGTTCCCGAGGTCCGCGCCGGCGCCGGCGGCAAGGTCAGCCTCTTTCTCCGCAGAATCGACCGCAGTCCGGCCTGGAGAGCCGTCTACAAGGCGGCGGCGTGCATCCTGATTCTCCTGGGGATGACGGTCATCGCCCGGGATCTGGGCTGGATGGAGCGGGCCGTCCTGGAGGTGAGCCGCCAGGAACTGGAGACCACCATCAACGACGTGGTGGTCGCCCGCCAGGAGGAGGAGCGGCGGATCATCGGCCAGTACGTGATCCAGGTGCGCGACGACCTGGAGCGGGACATCGGCCAGGTCCATCGGTATCTGCAGGTCCTGGACTTGCAGCAGAGGGATGCACAGGAGGACTACCGGGCCGTGCGCGCCCTGATCACGCGCTGACCGGCCAGGTGTCCGAGGTGTCCGGAAACGGGACAGACTGTCCGCTATCGGACACTTCCGGGGCAAAGAGGAATGAGGAAAGGGCAAAGAGTGAAGGAACCGCGGTATTTCACGCGCAAAGGGGGGTCGAAGGTGATGTGGTACATTGGACTGGCCGTGCTTGCGGGCTGGTTGTCCGGCGTGAACGGACTCGCCCAGCAGCATCTCAACCTGGAGCGGTTGAAACAGGATACCGAGATCTTCGAACGCATCGTCCACGAAGTGCTCAAGCAGAACTTCTCCGATCCGTTCGCCATTACGAGTGAGCCCCGGGGAGCCTATCTGCAGGGCTACGGGATGCTCTTCTCCTTCCAGATCAACGTCAATCGCAGGACCATTCGGACTCCGTTCGGCGAGGTTCGGGACCCGCGGCCGGTTTCGAGCCGCACCACCGAGGAGCACATGCGCGTGATCCGGACGACCCTCATCGACGCCTTGATCGAGTACGGCGACAGCATCAAGCAACTGGGGGGCCACGACCGCATCTCCATCGCCGCCTACGTCGACGACCGGAACGAGCTGGATGCCCGGAAGAGCCGGAAGACCCTGGTCCTGACCGCCTCCAAGGACGACGTGGACCTGGTGGCCATGGAGAAGATCTCCGCCGAGAACTTCAAGGACCGGATCGACGTCATGGAGTACTGATTTCGAGATTTCCCATGGTCAAACTGGCTGAATTGAAGGAAAAGGCCCTCTTCGGAGAGGTGCTGGCGGAGCGGGGGATCATCTCGTCCGAGGAACTGGGCACGGCCCGCAATCTCCAGAGGCAGTCCCGGGAGAAGCTGGGGAAGCTGCTCATCGACATGGGCGCTCTCTCGGAGACCGATCTGGTCAAGCATCTGAGCGAGTACCTGGAGATCCCCTACGTCGTCGCCGAGAGCTTCCCCACGGTCCCGGTGGTGGAGAACACCTTCTCAGTGCAGTTCATGCGGGAGTGCAAGTTCGTTCCCGTCGGCGCCGACGACGGAGAGCTGACCATCGCCATGGTCGACCCGCTGGACCGCGCCACCCTGGATGCCATCCGCCTCTACACCCGCTACGACCGGGTCACGGTGGTCCTGGCCCCGGAGAGCGAGATCCTGGATCTGATCGAGCGCTTCTACGGCAACCAGGCGTCGAGCCTGGGGCGCATCGTGGAGGGGATCGACGCCGACGTGGAAGGCCTGGGGGATGAAACCGACGACGTGGAGCATCTCAAGGACCTGGCTTCCGAAGCTCCCGTCATCCGCCTGGTCAACCTGATCCTGTCCCGGGCCATCGAGTCCCGCGCCTCCGACATCCATATCGAGCCCTTCGAACGGGAGCTCAAGGTGCGCTACCGCATCGACGGCGTCCTCTACGACGTCGAGTCGCCGCCCAAGCGGCTGAAGGCCGCCACCATCTCCCGCATCAAGATCATGGCGAAGCTCAACATCGCCGAGCGCCGGATCCCCCAGGACGGCCGGATCAAGATGAAGGTCCTGGGGAAGGACGTGGACCTGCGCGTCTCCACGCTGCCGACCATGTATGGGGAGAGCGTGGTCATGCGGATCCTGGACAAGAGCAACACCCAGATCTACGACCTGGAGAAGCTGGGATTCGCGTCCGAAACCTACGAGGCGTTCCAGAAACTGATCCTGCGGCCCCACGGGATCATCCTGGTGACGGGCCCCACCGGCAGCGGCAAGACCACGACCCTTTACGGCGCCCTCAGCAAGATCAATCTCCCCGACAAGAAGATCATCACCATCGAGGACCCGGTGGAGTACCAGATCAACGGCATCAACCAGATCCACGTCAATCCGCGGATCGGTCTGACCTTCGCCGCCGGGCTCCGTTCCATCGTCCGCCAGGACCCGGACGTCATCATGGTGGGTGAGATCCGGGATCTGGAGACGGCGGAGATCGCCATCCGCGCCGCCCTGACCGGCCACCTGGTGTTCAGCACACTGCACACCAACGACGCTCCCAGCGCCATCGCCCGCCTGGTGGACATGGGGGCCCAGGACTATCTGCTGGCCTCCTCGGTCCTGGGCGTGCTGGCCCAGCGGCTGGTCCGGGTCGTCTGCCCCCATTGCCGTCAGGAGCAGTTGCTGGAGCCGGGATTCCTCAGGGAGATCGGCTTCCCTCTGCAGTCGGGGGTCGCCGCCTCCCAGGGAATGGGTTGCAAGGAGTGCGACCACACGGGATATCAGGGCCGGGTCGGGATCTTCGAACTGATGCTGATGCGGGAGCCGATCCGGAGGCTCACCATCACCAACGCCGACTCCACCCGGTTGCGGAAGGCGGCCCTGGAGGGCGGGATGGCGGCGTTGCGCCAGGACGGTTTCGAGAAGGTCAAGTCCGGACTGACCTCCGTCTCCGAGGTATTACGAGTGACCCAGGACGCGTAGGGGCTGGGGGGCGGCGGTTTCCTAACCGCCGATTCTTTAGGAGTGACCCAGACCGGTAGGGGCGCCCCTCGCTGGCGCCCTCTTCGATCCTCGGCAGGATCGGCAATTTGAACCGAAGGAACTGAATTTTGGCTTTCTTCCAGTACAAAGCGGTCACCGCCGACGGCCGTGTCATCGAAGGAACGTTGGAGGCGGCGGACGTGCGCGGCGTCACCTCGCGCCTCCGGGAGCAGGGCCAGTTCCCAGTGACCATCTCCTCCGCGGGCGCCTCCGAGTCGGGCGGCCTGCTGGGCCGCGAGATCAAGCTCCCCTGGCGCCGCAATCGAGTCCCGCAGGCCGACCTCATGGTCTTCACCCAGGAACTCTCCACCCTGGTGAAGGCGGGTCTGCCCCTGGACCGGAGCCTGGGCGTGCTGGGCGAGTTGACCGAAAACCGCCATCTGCGCGACGTGGTCAAGGAATTGCTGCGGGAGATCAAGGGGGGCAAGTCCCTTTCCGAGGGCATGGCCATGCACCCCCACATCTTCCCCAAGATCTACGTGAACATGGTTCGCGCGGGTGAGATCGGCGGCGCCCTGGACAAGATCCTGGAGCGCCTGCAGGAGTACCTGGAGCGCTCCGAAGAGCTGCGGAACTACTTCGTCTCGTCCCTCATCTACCCACTGGTCCTGGCGCTGGTGGGCGGAGCCTCCATCATCGTCATGATCAGCTTCGTCATCCCCAAGTTCGCGGACATCTTCGAGAACGCCGGAGCTCCCATACCCCTGCCCATGAAGATCATGCTGGCCGCCGGCGACGTCATGACCGGATACTGGTGGCTGATCCTGCTGGGAGGGATCGCCATCTTCCAGCTCTTCAAGCGCTACCTCCGCACCGAGAAGGGAAGGCTCAACTGGGATGCCCGGTTGCTGAAGCTCCCCCTCCTGGGGTCCATCTTCCGCAAGATGGAGGTCAGCCGTTTCAGCCGGACCCTGGGGACCCTGCTGCGCAGCACCGTGCCCCTGATCCAGGCCATGAACATCGTCAAGGAGGTGATCGGGAACCAGGCCATTGCCTCCACCATGGAGTCGGTCAAGTCGGGCATCAAGAAGGGAGAGGGCCTGACCAAGCCCATCCGCGATGCGGACATCTTTCCTCCCTTCGCCCTGCACCTGCTGGCGGTGGGCGAGGAGACGGGCCGCCTGGACGCCATGCTGCTCCAGATCGCCGAGGCGTACGACCGCGACCTGCGCACGGCGCTCAAGCGGTTCGTGGCCCTGTTCGAGCCGGTGCTCATCCTGTTCATGGGCCTGGTCATCGGCACCATGGTGGTCTCCATGCTCTATTCCATATTCAGCATCAACGACGTCCCGCTTTAGGAAAAATCAGAGGAGGTGCTCGTGAGACGGACAGTCGGCAATCCGGTCAAGGTCATGGAAACGGAAGACAGGAAACGGAATCGGGGGTTCTCGCTGATTGAGCTCATCGTGGTGCTGGTGATCCTGGGACTTCTGGCCACGGTGGTGGGTCCCAAGGTGATGGAGCGCCTGGGCCGGGGCAAGAGCGAAATCGCCAAGCTCCAGATCGACCAGTTCGAAGGCGCCCTGGGGCTCTTTCGTTTTGACGTGGGCCGCTACCCCACCTCGTCCGAAGGCCTCACCAGCCTGCTGGAGAATGCCGGCCTCCACAATTGGAGCGGCCCCTACCTGGACAAGCGGACCCTCCCCAACGACCCCTGGGGCCGTGAGTACCAGTACCGCTCGCCGGGTCAGTACGGAGACTACGACCTCTGGAGCTGGGGCGCGGACGGCGTGGAAGGAGGCGAATCCGACAGCGCCGACGTCACCTCATGGTAAGGGGGAGCGGCGGTTTCCAGCCGCCGAAGGAACGGCGGTTTCCAACCGCCGAAAGCGAAGCGCTCCCGCAACGCATCATGACCCACGCCAATACCCCTGACCCCTCCGGCTTCACCCTGGTCGAGATCCTCGTCCTCCTGGTCATCATGGGCCTGGCGGCCATGCTGATCCTTCCGTCCTTCACCTCCGGCCTCCAGGGCCTGGAGCTGGAGGCCGCCTGCCGCGATCTGGCGACGCACATGAAGCGGGCCCGTTTCGAGGCCATCGGCCGCCACACCGTCCGCCGCATCATCGTGGCCCAGGACGACATGGGACTCGGCTACTACGTCCTGGCCAACGAGTTCGGAGAGCAGATCGGCAGCGTGGTTCTCCCGGACGGAATCGTGCCCCGCACCATCGACCAGGCACCGCTGCCGTGGCGGGTCAACTTCTACTCCAACGGCCGCAGCTCGGGCGGCGCCATCGGCCTGGTCAACCGGCAGGAAAAGCGCCTCTACGTCACCGCCGACCCCGTCACCGGCCTGGCCAAGGTGTCGCCGATCCTCGTATCGCAGGGGAGGCCGAGGTGAGGATGAAATCCGGCCGCATGAAAACCGCCGCTCCATGCCGCCGCTCCCATGCGGGATTCACCCTCCTGGAAGTCCTGGTCGCGGTCTCCATTCTCGGCTTGGGCGTCGCCGTCACCATGCAGACCTTCTCGGGTGGCCTGAAGAACGTCCGGCGGATCGATCTCGCCCATCAGGCCATGGGACACGCCGAGAACATCATGAACCGCCTGCTCAGCGACGAGGACCTGGTGGGCCCCATCCAACTGGACGGCAACCTGGACGACGAGTTCGACTACACGGCCACGGTGGACTTCTGGGACCCACCTCGAAGGGGCCTCTCCCTGGAGATCGCCCTCCCGCCCGTGAACCTCCTGCTGGTGGAAGTCCGGGTGCGCTACAAGAACGACAGCCGCGGCAAGTTCTACACCGCCCGCTGCCTCAAGCTGGTCCCCGATCCCAACGCCGCCCCGGGGAACCGGGGAGGATCTCAAAGTGAAATGGAAAGGATCCTCCGTGGCGGAAGATAAAGGAGCGGCGGTTTTCCTACCGCCGCAAGCGGAGCGTCCCGGAGACGCCGGCTTCACCCTCATGGAACTCGTCGTCGCCTTCACCATTCTGGGACTGGTGGCCGGCATCGTTTTCTCCTCCTTCCGCCTGGCGCTCAACAGCTACCAGAAGAGCCAGACCCGCCTGGAGGAGGAGGCGGCCGAGAGAATCCTCGGCGACCAGGTCAAACGCCAGGTCGCGTCCCTCTACCCCCTGCGCCCGGTGGCCCCGCCGGACCGAACGGGGTTGGGCCCGGTGGAATCTCCCACCCGCTTCCAGACGCCTCTCTTCTTCGGCACCCCCGATTCGGTCACCTTCATCACCGTGGCGCCGCTGGTCATGCATGAGACGCCGGGACTGACGGTGGTCCGCTACGGACTGGCCGAAGACGAGTACGGAGACCGCTACATGGGCTCCATGGAGGCCCAGTTCGTGGGCCTGGACAGCTTCAACGCCATGGTCCGGATCCCGGGCGGGAAGCCGCTTCCCCTGATCCGGGGCATCGACGCGCTGGAGTTCCAGTACTACGGGTACGACCCCCGCCAGCGGGCGTTCGCCTGGTTCTCCGAATGGCTGGGAGAGGAAATGCAGTC containing:
- a CDS encoding zf-HC2 domain-containing protein, giving the protein MNCTTMHERMMDVLYGEELDPGRCLEFFRHLESCPDCKAEYLELVETRSLLAQWDLGQAVPEVRAGAGGKVSLFLRRIDRSPAWRAVYKAAACILILLGMTVIARDLGWMERAVLEVSRQELETTINDVVVARQEEERRIIGQYVIQVRDDLERDIGQVHRYLQVLDLQQRDAQEDYRAVRALITR
- the gspE gene encoding type II secretion system ATPase GspE; translation: MVKLAELKEKALFGEVLAERGIISSEELGTARNLQRQSREKLGKLLIDMGALSETDLVKHLSEYLEIPYVVAESFPTVPVVENTFSVQFMRECKFVPVGADDGELTIAMVDPLDRATLDAIRLYTRYDRVTVVLAPESEILDLIERFYGNQASSLGRIVEGIDADVEGLGDETDDVEHLKDLASEAPVIRLVNLILSRAIESRASDIHIEPFERELKVRYRIDGVLYDVESPPKRLKAATISRIKIMAKLNIAERRIPQDGRIKMKVLGKDVDLRVSTLPTMYGESVVMRILDKSNTQIYDLEKLGFASETYEAFQKLILRPHGIILVTGPTGSGKTTTLYGALSKINLPDKKIITIEDPVEYQINGINQIHVNPRIGLTFAAGLRSIVRQDPDVIMVGEIRDLETAEIAIRAALTGHLVFSTLHTNDAPSAIARLVDMGAQDYLLASSVLGVLAQRLVRVVCPHCRQEQLLEPGFLREIGFPLQSGVAASQGMGCKECDHTGYQGRVGIFELMLMREPIRRLTITNADSTRLRKAALEGGMAALRQDGFEKVKSGLTSVSEVLRVTQDA
- a CDS encoding type II secretion system F family protein → MAFFQYKAVTADGRVIEGTLEAADVRGVTSRLREQGQFPVTISSAGASESGGLLGREIKLPWRRNRVPQADLMVFTQELSTLVKAGLPLDRSLGVLGELTENRHLRDVVKELLREIKGGKSLSEGMAMHPHIFPKIYVNMVRAGEIGGALDKILERLQEYLERSEELRNYFVSSLIYPLVLALVGGASIIVMISFVIPKFADIFENAGAPIPLPMKIMLAAGDVMTGYWWLILLGGIAIFQLFKRYLRTEKGRLNWDARLLKLPLLGSIFRKMEVSRFSRTLGTLLRSTVPLIQAMNIVKEVIGNQAIASTMESVKSGIKKGEGLTKPIRDADIFPPFALHLLAVGEETGRLDAMLLQIAEAYDRDLRTALKRFVALFEPVLILFMGLVIGTMVVSMLYSIFSINDVPL
- the gspG gene encoding type II secretion system major pseudopilin GspG; protein product: METEDRKRNRGFSLIELIVVLVILGLLATVVGPKVMERLGRGKSEIAKLQIDQFEGALGLFRFDVGRYPTSSEGLTSLLENAGLHNWSGPYLDKRTLPNDPWGREYQYRSPGQYGDYDLWSWGADGVEGGESDSADVTSW
- a CDS encoding type II secretion system protein → MKSGRMKTAAPCRRSHAGFTLLEVLVAVSILGLGVAVTMQTFSGGLKNVRRIDLAHQAMGHAENIMNRLLSDEDLVGPIQLDGNLDDEFDYTATVDFWDPPRRGLSLEIALPPVNLLLVEVRVRYKNDSRGKFYTARCLKLVPDPNAAPGNRGGSQSEMERILRGGR
- a CDS encoding prepilin-type N-terminal cleavage/methylation domain-containing protein, with protein sequence MAEDKGAAVFLPPQAERPGDAGFTLMELVVAFTILGLVAGIVFSSFRLALNSYQKSQTRLEEEAAERILGDQVKRQVASLYPLRPVAPPDRTGLGPVESPTRFQTPLFFGTPDSVTFITVAPLVMHETPGLTVVRYGLAEDEYGDRYMGSMEAQFVGLDSFNAMVRIPGGKPLPLIRGIDALEFQYYGYDPRQRAFAWFSEWLGEEMQSVPRAIRIVHNRGEVFASVNASFIGRRGRSNRVFGTAGDQQ